GGGCCGCCCCAGCCGATCGGAAACCCTAATCCCGCTCCCCCCTGCTCTAGTCGCGCCGTGTTTTGCAGCTCTCTGAAGCACAGAAAGCCCCGGACCTCAACCGACCAGTGGTCTCCCATCCAGCGGCTGAATCCCCCGCGATGCCGCTTAGCTTCACTGATGCCTTCATCGCAGACTCTCCCGCCTCAGCCGGCCCGCAgacccctcccccctctctccccccccattaGCCCCACCTATCGCGTCGCGTCATTCGGCTCACGCGCGGGACCCGTTACCTGGAGAAGTTCGAACGCCGCGCGAGCGGTTAAAGCCGTCGGTCGCGAGCAAGCGCCGCCTTCTCGGCGCGGGCGGGGTTTGGACTCCGGCTCCACGGCTTGGGGCGGTGTCCGGCGAAGGAGcgctggaggggggcggggccagggtaCGGCCGCCCCCTGCCGGCCACTTTTCCAGCCCCCCTATAGGCGATAATTGCCCGGCCggagaaccggggggggggggggaggtgagaggCGCGTGAGCTGGGGTCCAGCTCTCCCCCCTTCGGGGACACGCAGATTCTTTGGCCCCGGAGAACGGGAACGGAGTGGGTTAGTTACTCCATTTCTGCCCTTCGTtagcgggggggggagagttgaAACAGCTGGTTTTTGCACAGCTTGAAGAGGAATTGTATTTAGTTTTTAGAAGTACGGTGTAAGTGACAACTTACATCTAAGTGCACTTCATTTTATCACTACGTGAAACTTGGGTCAGGATAAAATTATTGTACTTTAATACGCTTTAGGGATTTAGAACTATTGAGCTTTTCTGCTGTCATGCAGGAGTGGCATTGGTGAAATTACAGAAAACACGCTTGAAACTGAATTCGTAAGACCTAGCTAACAAAAGCTGGCACGTAGATGAAGTTGCCACAAAAAGGGGTGTTTTTACGAAGATGACTAATATCCTGAACATAGTAAAACAGTTACAGCTCCGGGCAGTTGTTGCTTGGCAGATACAGGGCATAAGATTAATTAAAACAATCAGTTTATATGCTATGATGACTGAAGTTAGATGTATTTAAAACCACTTTATCAGAGAAGCTTCAGCTGCTGCTTTATATATATTGCAAGTCATCACAGTAGCACCCCTTTATTAAAAATTTGAACATAACCGTTGCAAAGAGAAATTTCGTAATACTCCAGTACCAACATCAATTCTAGCCCATCAATTTACAGACTACCTGTGCTAAAACAGTTAGCAGGAAAAGTCTTTGGTATGAAGTTACTTAGTTATTTGTCACAAAAGTGTGGCTACTATCAGATGAAGCAATATCTTTCAACATCAACATAAGCCTACATTGAAGAAATTTAGCCCCTAGGCCTAGAGGTGGTTTGGTTTAACCACAATTTGAATTTATCTCAAGCCAGCTACATGCTAATACTACTAAGAAATCAGTTTAAGTCTTTCTAAAGATAAAAGAGGAATTATTACATGATTGACACAGAACTAGTTACATAGTATAAAGCTGAAAGAAGAGCTAGGGTGTGTTGTTCAGCCAGGTTGATACATTTATTCACAATACTTTTTCCttatattcagtttcttaattagCACTGTATTTAAATTCAGCAAACATTTATCTTTAAGCATATAGTCCTGGTTTGAACTCTATCAGTTTTATTCTAGCAGCAAACCAGAAGTCAGATTTGCAGATACTGTTTATTCCAGACTCATAAGTATTAAGTGAACTAACCCTATGAGCCAATCTAGCATGAAACTGGTAGGAGTCATGCAAATCTTATCTTACAAAATTTGTTGCAAAGTGCTTGTCCTACATTCTTTCAGTGCTCCTTGCTCTATCAACCCTTTTAATATGAAACTATTAAAAGATCTTGGGAACTTGAGGCCCATTTCTGATCTCACTTTTAATTTACACCAATTTAAATAACTCCACTAAAGTtaggagttacaccagtgtaaatgcatCAAACTTTGATTTCCACTTGGATCATctaaaggggggggagggggaagggtcaTGTGAGAACACATTTTTACTAGGCtgtaaattaattgcagttaactcacgattaactcaaaaaaaaattaatcccgattaatcacactattaaacaatagaataccaattgaaatttattaaatatttttggaactttttctacattttccaatatttcaattacaacacagaatacagagtgtactCAGTTTACTTAttttctattacaaatatttgcactgtaaaaaatggtaacagtatttttcagtttacctcatacaagtactgtagttcaatctcttatcgtgaaagtgcaatttacaaatgtagattttttgttacataactgcactcaaaaaacaaaacagtgcaaaacttgagcctacaagtccactcagtcctacttcttgttcagccaatcatgaaGACTAACTTGTTTGTCTACATTtacaggaggtaatgctgcccacttcttatttacaatttacagaaagtgaaaacaggcgttcacatgggaCTTATGTAaccggcgtcacaagatatttacgtgccacatGCACTAGAGTGtcatataccccttcatgcttcaaccaccaatccagaggacatgcttccatgctgatgacacttgttaaaaaaataatgcgttaattttgtgactgaactccatgggggagaattgtatgtctccagctctattttatctgcattttgccatatatttcatgttattgtAGTCTCAGATGACGActtagcacatgttcattttaagaactcttttgctgcagatttgacaaaacacaaaggtaccaatgtgagatttccaaaGTAGCTACAGctcttgacccaaggtttaagaatctgacgtgccttccaaaatctgagagggaggagttgtggagcatgctttcagaagtctaaaaagagcaacactccaatgcagaaactacagaccccaaaaccaccaaaaaggaaaatcaaccttctgctggtggcatttgactcagatgatgaaaatgaacgtgcgtTGGTCTGCTCtcctttggattgttatcaagcagaacccgtcatcagcatggatgcatgtcctctagaatggtggttgaagtatgaagggacatatgactctttagcacatctggcatgtaaatatctcaCAATTACAGTTACAACAGTGTCAtaagaacacctgttctcactttcagttgacattgtgaacaagaagcaggcagcattacctcctgcaaatgtaaacaaactcgtttgtttgtctgtctgagtgattggctgaacaagaaataggactgattggacttgtagcctctaaagttgtaaatatttttgaatgcagggtttttgtacataattctacatatgtaagttcaactttcatgatagactgcactacagtacttgtattaggtgaactgaaaaatactatttcttttttttttacagtgcaagtatttgtaataaaaaataaatacaaagtgagcactgtattctttgtattctgtgttgtaattgaaatcaatatatttgaaaatgtagagaacatccaaaaatatttaaatacatgatattctattattgtttaacagtgcgattaatcgcgattaatttttgtaatcgcttgacagccctaatttttactGAATCAGGTCTTAACTCTTTAAATtctgttacaaaaataaaaacagctgtaAAGAGACAATAACCTCGGTAAGTGAGGAACAAtaactttatttaattaaatcCCTACCTTCATGCATGAGCATGATAGAACCCCCAGTTGAACTTTGGCAAAAgtcacaacaaaaacaaaccaagcaGCCTATATAGAATGGTGATAATGCCATGGGTAAGGACACCCTACAGTTTACTGCAGAGTAAATGCATTTAGAAGCCTCGCTTTGGCTCTTTCAACTATAACCAGGTATTTAAATAAAGGCAGTCTTTCAAAATCACTTCTTCACTTCTCCAAGATCTTCAATGCTGTCATCATCCACCTACAACAAACAGATATTACtttaagtggggaaaaaaaaagtgtgcattCCTCACTATGCCCTGCTGTGCTAGGTTCTTTATAGAAAGAGTCACTCTCTGATGAGCTTCCCATCTAAGGCTCTCACCCTGTGATGAATTTTACATGAATGGATCTCTGGGTCCATatagagccccactgaaatcaacgagGCCAGTCACGGAATCCACTGCATAATAGGCACCAACAAATGGTCAATATacaagggcaggagagagagagagagacagatacaAGACAATAAAAATGTCTGGTTATAATTACATCAATAGAACTCAAACCACTTCTGTACCATCTGAATTTCAGTCCAACTACTTAAAACATTAACTAACTTCTTATAGGTAGCAACAGACatatggttgagaaggaacttgATCTGTTGGGGAAACATTCCACATACAAGGAACAGTGTGGGAGAAATCATGGAGATGTTTATATCTATCCAGCTATTTGTGGCCtttatcactgtagtatccaagCACCTAGCAGCAGATAATTATGTAGTTTTTTGGAAGATAAACGGATATTTGGGTGTCAGGTTCTTATGAAGGATTAGGTACTGTTTAGGAGTGGACATATCAAGGTAGACCACTGGCCCTCTTAGTTTGGTATCTTACATTTTTACCTGTAGCcaggatgaaaatgaaaaacaattttcagaATCATATCAGAAGAGCATGGGCTACAGCCTCATGAACTAACTAGTAATTTTATGACTATGATGTGATAAAAATAAGTCACATTTACCTCAGGCCACTTCTCCTGGATTACATCAATAATGTCATCTGTAAAGTCCCCCTGAATTATGATTTCATCTTCTCCTGTTACTGAGGCACCGCAAGAGAATTTCTGAGCAAAAAACCTTTGTGCTTCTTTCAGATCAATTTCTGTTTACATAGAAGAAATTTATAGAATTAAGACAGTCAGTATCATAATGTCTTCTCTAGCTTAAATACACAAAATTTAAACCTGGATTTAATTAGGAAGATATCAGTAGCAACTAGTTTCATCATAGTTAAGGTTGTGCCAAGGTTTCTACTTAAAGCAGATCCATAAGTGTGTAACATTTCAGGACCATTTATTCTCTGAATTTGGCATAACTTTTCAGAGGACATTTTCTCTTATATTTCTTCTCTGAGTGGTCGCTACAAGTTCCCACTCTTGGGATGAAGCAATGCTTCATAGTTGGGGCATCCCAAAAGAGGGACTGTGCAGAGCCCATCTCAAATAACTCTGGCTAGAGATGAGTAACCTTCATTTTAAGTAAatgacttctgcagcagaaaCTATTAAAAATGCTCCCTTTTTGACGCTTAATACTGTTTTCCTGAAATTTGGGTTTCCTCTAATACACATATGCAATTCAAATAATTCACACACAAAAGTTTAACTGTGACCTCAGGGAAATTTACATTATATACTCTCAGTGCAAGAGTATTATATTAAAGCCAAGAATTTGAAACTGGACCTTGGTTATGACCAGATAAAGGATATAAGATTTGGTAGTTCCTTACACCAATTAAAATCATTTATATATCATAAATGTATATGGCACTTGATAAATTTACAGTCTGTTAGACAAGACAGGTAGTGGCCATGTCAGGGCATAGAGGGAATTAttgataaagaaaaaataaaagattgcTTGAAGTTGATTTTTAAGGAGAGAAAGGTCTGGAAAAGCAGAGACAGGAGCACAGAAATAGCAGGACAGTAGAGTGAAATCAAGAGTAGTGCCTCAAAAGaagtttaacaaatttatttgggcataagtttttgtgggctaccatagcagtcccgctgacttgaaggtataaattgtccccaaatctgaaataattgtgcatgaggacaaagtcaaagttcagttcACCAACGTGAACTgcagaagtggaattaatttgcaaactggacaccatcaaattaggcctgaataaagactgggagtgaataagtcattacaaaacctaattttaccacactaatttccccctactgttacttataccttcttgtcaactgtttgaaatgggccaccctcataaccactacaaaagtgatttttcctcccttggtattctactgttaactgaattgtctcattagactgaccccgcacctgataaggcaactcccatcttttcatgtactatgtataaatatacctgctactgtattttctactccatgcatctgatgaagtgggttctagcccacgaaagcttatgcccaaataaatgtgttagtctctaaggtgccacaaggactccttgttgtttttgctgatacagactaacacggctaccattccGAAACGTGTCGAAAGAAGTTTGTTGCTGAAATTTTTCCTGCTAATATGAACCAACAAAAATATTGAGTTAATATAACTCAATGGtcaaaagcaaatgcagttaGAATAATGAAATGTTCACTTGGCAAACTCACCAAAAGTTGCAAGGCCACACACTCTTGTGACATATTTCTTCTTTGCTCTCGGAATTTTAGCTATTGTAACTTTCTGTGgtacagttttctttttctgttttatctgaCCCCTTCCACCTTTGAGACAGGACAAAATTAAATCAGTATCTAAGTAATCATTTCATATACTGCGCTTGCACTTCAGAAAAATAAGAACCTGaaatatgcaaaaaaaatttcacttaGTAATTTTGAAAAAGTTGCTGTCACCCTTACCTCCATTTGTAAACCTATACATTCCCATACAACACTTATGTAATGTTTATTATAATTTATGTTGCATAATATGTTATATTATCAATATAGCTACAacattgcagtgttgttgtagctataaCATATCTCACAGTTGTCTTAATCATGCCATAAAGGTACAGTATTACAAGAACCATTAATACACAGTCAGCTAAGGGtgaaacattaatttttatttcttattccTACTTATGACAGTATTACCAAAGGACATTAAGTCTGAGAAGGGTTAAAACATTACAGATGCGGGAAACCGGACTTCAGTACTCAGTGTTAAAATAGTTTTGtgtactacacacacacacccacccccctaGCCAATCAGAGAGAGTTAATTCCTGTATTAAAATGCAGCATTTACAGCAAACCTTTGATAGAGTTATAAGCAGGTAACATTTTCACTATCATAGTACTCACACTGGATTTAGTCAACCCTGCAGTCTAATACATGTCTACAAATTTTCCTGGTTTTTCAGCTTTACTGAAGCCCTTTTATCTCATGCAGTCACATGGAGCCTTTAGACCAAGTTATTTGGGCCAGAAACCGTCAACCATGTAcatctttgtacagcacccagcacaagggAGCCCCAGGGTTGACTGAGCACTTTGGATGACATAGCAATGATCTGAATGACCAGGAAATACAATTTGCATCTTTTATATGCATTTGGTATCATTACTACCTTGACTCTTTTGCCAGGCTGCCTGACATTCTCGGCACTGTGCACCATATATCTGCACCAATTTGCAGGAATTTTCATGTACAGGATTTGTTTTGTGCGCCATTACCTCAACAGCTAATAAATTAGTTTTATAAAATGACCCAAGAGGTTGAGAAGTTGTGCTAGAGTGCATTTCAACTGGTTGAAAAAGGATCCCAAAGTAGACAAAGATTCCACAAACTGCATATGTAAGACAGGTTCTAAGTTTATGGGCTAGATTAAATACCACAATCAACTATTTAGACCTTGCCtctcttttgctttttcttctcctcctcttctcctgctgTTCCTTGACCTTCTCCAAATCCAGTCTCCTGTTTTGGTGAATTTTCttattacataaaaaaaaataaataaaagtttaataAGTAGGACTCCCACATGTCTGACATATTGCATCTGCAAGGTGATTCTCAGGCTTAGTAAGATGTTACTTTAATCTATCAATGCAGTATCCCATCTGCAGACATTTGTTATGTGCATGGCATTATATCACCATATTTGCACAAATAAGACATCAAACATTAAGAAACCTTAGCCTCGGGCTACATTCATTTTTCCAAAGTAGCCTCTCCATATAATAGTTTtcaggagagagattagtatcaaCATTGTCATTAGTGTTCCAAATATGCACTTGTActctaaacatttattttcaccAGTAATACTTCCTGTTTAGAATCCCAATAGATAGCATTTATTACTTTTCCACCTATGGGTAGTTTAACATTGAACTAACTCACCAGTCAAGTTAATAGCAATTCTAGATGCAATCTTAACTGAACAGATGACTGGGTACAATAGGAAATTTCTGTGTAGCCCTGGGAGGAAGCTGCATATGTCATGTTAAACATTATTTGACAGAATATAGCATATTCTCACATGTTGTCAAGCTATTATTTTACAGCACCCAAAAGTATACAAGGCCTTCACAGAAGCTGTAAAACATCATACCATCTCCCTTAGGCAGCTTAATCTAAATTTTAGACTTGACACGACCAGAGAAGGGAGATGAATAGTAGAGTGGTAAAAATTATTACAGTACAATTACATGgatcagagagaaaaggagtacttgtggcaccttagagactaacaaatttattagagcataagctttcgtgagctacagctcacttcatcggatgcatccgatggagtgagctgtagctcacgaaagcttatgctctaataaatttgttagtctctaaggtgccacaagtactccttttctttttgcaaatacagactaacacggctgctactctgaaacatggatcAGAGAATGGACAGAAGTAGAATGTTCAATTTCAGCAGTGTACCATAATATATAATTCTCACAGGATGTAGGGTTTTGTTTACACATGCAACCCTCTGTCTATAGGTCACAAGCCCTGATCAAttgaaaaaatacagaaagattCTTACCTACAGTAAGTTTTGCAAATTCATTTGGAAAATTCTTCTCTAACCATTGTCTGCATTTAGCCACATCAGGCATGTATTCACAGTACTTGGGGGGAAAAGGACACATATAAATTGTTATCTGAGAAATTACAAAATATACCACTAATACACAGTGAGAATCTGATTAACAGGCAAATTAGCAGCAAGATAAAATGCAAGCCATTTCTTCATTTTGCTTGGGGACATGCACTTCAGTTAATTTCATTTGTTAACTGGCAGTAAAATTTTAGGTCTGGATCGTGGAGTGAAATGGAGCTGGTGTATAAGCAGGATTTGTGGAGAAGTTTGGATGGGGTGCAGGGAAAAAAGCAGAAGCAAATAACAGgatcatggggggagggatagctcagtggtttgagcattggcctgctaaacccaggattgtgagttcaatccttgagggggccatttaaggacctggggcaaaaattgggaattggtcctgcttggagcagggggttggactagatgacctcctgaggtcccttccgaccctgatattctgtgatcagACTAATTGATTAGCGACTGTGCTCTGCACCACCTTACAGGAGACGTGTTCAATTCCTCAGACCAACAGGGGCTGGGCAAAACAAACTATGAAGACTCCTCCAACCTCTTGGGTAGTAAATGGACAAAGTCCTCCTGTATAGCTCAATCGTGTCTCCTAGATCAACACTGACTGGTTCCAAGGGAGCTCTGCACATTCTTCTTCAGCCAGATAGTTGCTGCAGCATAgaactttttttgaaatatagcaagtggagaagggcagcaaaaatcccCATAGTTGGTACATGGAGGaccaggttgggggaggggagaataaatCCAAATGTGAAATGAACTCACCTCTGTTGGCAATGAACAgactggggaaggaaaagaaggagATTATTAAGAAATTTAATTCTCCACCCATTAATATTTCATGTCAAGAACAATCTTTGTCATTTTAATCTTTGGGTGactttttagtctctaaggtgccacaagtactccttttctttatgccattAAGTTGATATCTACTAACCACATTGCTCTGTTAGCAACTCAGCACCCAGCCCTGAGTTCTGAAAAAGTACCAAAACATTGTACCTCTCTGCTAAATATATCTACTAAATCACATCCTAAAAACAAGAGAAAGTATACCCTGTCTTAACTCTCTAAAATATTCTCACTATTGTTTTTCCCTATCCATTACATTCTAGTGATTACCTTTCTTTACTACTGCATCATGCTGCCTACCTATAGTCCTAGTACTGGACACGCACAAATAAAATGAAGATGCCACTGTGAATATACAATCTATATTCTACAATTCTGCATCTCTTTTACACTAAGGCAATGCATTTGTCTCAGCCTGAAGGCCCTAAATTCAAACTTCAGGAAAGGTAGACCACAATGCATTGTAGAGGCCAAACCTGCCCTAGCAAGAGGAATGGACAAAGTGATCCAGTGGGTGTTTGCCCCTCGAGCCCATCATAATACACAGCTTTCAAGAATACACACCATGCAGTTTCTTCATATGCACTCTTAACAACATTGGTGTCTGTATAATACAGAATCAAGAATTGTGAAGTTGGATCTCTTGGAGCTACTGCAGTCGAACAGTTGGTATCAACTACAATTTTTAATAGCCTTTAATTCTTTTGATACTTTACATATAAAATCCTATAGCTATATTATGAGGCTGTAACATAAAATGATAAAAGCCAGGAAGTTTGCACCTGAGGACAAGAAAACTTCCTTAACTCAAGAGTGCACAGAGTGACCACAACTTTGAATCTTCTCACTTGCTTAGCAATAAGAATGCCACTTTAGCATGAAGCAACACTAGTATTGCAATCCTGGTCCTCCTGAGCTGTGCCAAGCTAGGAAGTGATTCTGTGAGGTACTCCAAGATGAGTGAAAACTAAGAAGTCCAACACATTTTGATTTGTGAACAAAGTCAAGATTTAGACATCATTTAGATTTACTTGAAATGGAAACACCTCAACAGGGCTTTTTCTTGTCAAGTCATAAACACATCTATAGTGCTACAGAACTAAATCATCTTTTAAACCCAGGATCCAGAGGATGAAAGACCAGTGAAATAGCCACCAAGCCCTTGCCACAAATATGATGTTTATTTTATTGAGGTCAAGCGGAGTTTCAGTTTTCTCTTACTAGTCATTTGTTCAGACACTGTGCATTAGAATCAAGGCTCAGCATGAGAGTAATCTCTATGGCCAGGGAGAAGAGCGAGCAGAGGGTGCCCAGATCTTTCAGGCAAAATAGGGAGACACCACTTCTCCTTGAGGCAGATGATATTTGCCACAGGAGATTACTGGATCATCTATTTaattttgctgccccaaagaGAAGCCAATATCCAAGGAGAAGGGTAGAACCCCATAATACACCTAGCCAattaggtgatttttttaaaatttttttttgagagagagagtagcagccgtgttagtctgtatctgcaaaaagaacagaagtacttgtggcaccttagagactaacaaatttatttgagcataagctttcgtgggctaaagcccacttcatcggatgcatagaatggaacatatagcaagAAGTATATattatagctcatcttaattaattagtctcttactccaccttttcatgttttgtgcgtgtgtgtatacacacacacacacacagaaaacatgaaaaggtggagtaagagactaattaattaagatgagtttatatatataaaaacaaactcAAAATTATTCAGTCCCTTTTTAAATCTGGCCATAATATTTGATTCTGGTCTAATGCAACAGTGGATAAGGCAGGCAGACCCAACTGTACAGAGAATTTCCTTCCCTTAGTTCTAGCTTTATTACTAGTATTACAGTAATACCTAGatgccc
This window of the Dermochelys coriacea isolate rDerCor1 chromosome 15, rDerCor1.pri.v4, whole genome shotgun sequence genome carries:
- the DENR gene encoding density-regulated protein gives rise to the protein MATDIAESTVPDYKGDPRSNARSDADYPLRVLYCGVCSLPTEYCEYMPDVAKCRQWLEKNFPNEFAKLTVENSPKQETGFGEGQGTAGEEEEKKKQKRGGRGQIKQKKKTVPQKVTIAKIPRAKKKYVTRVCGLATFEIDLKEAQRFFAQKFSCGASVTGEDEIIIQGDFTDDIIDVIQEKWPEVDDDSIEDLGEVKK